In one window of Lynx canadensis isolate LIC74 chromosome B3, mLynCan4.pri.v2, whole genome shotgun sequence DNA:
- the HOMEZ gene encoding homeobox and leucine zipper protein Homez translates to MVRGWEPPPGPDRAISEGHKSESTMPPNKEASSLNSSPAGLICLPPISEELQLVWTQAAQTSELDGNEHLLQTFSYFPYPSLADIALLCLRYGLQMEKVKTWFMAQRLRCGISWSSEEIEETRARVVYHRDQLHFKSLLSFTHHAGRPPEEVPPSPVPPPEQMGLGIVPLTLSEPTQMKGLKVEPEESSELLSHQKAKEPLMAPGSGTFSHQSDFWQDLQSSGLSKEQAGKGPNQSHGLGSASWNHSTAVHQPRARDKPPPISLLASSCKQESASIMTPSSSSTSSTFQVLANGATATSKPLQSLGCISQPLSPNEQALPPHLEPAWPQGLRHNSVPGRVGPAEYLSPDMQRQRKTKRKTKEQLAILKSFFLQCQWARREDYHKLEQITGLPRPEIIQWFGDTRYALKHGQLKWFRDNAVPGAPSFQDPAIPTPPPSTRSLNEWAETPPLPNPPPPPDIRPLERYWAAHQQLRESDIPQLSQASRLSTQQVLDWFDSRLPEPAEVVVCLDEEEEEEEEEELPEDDEDEEEEEEDDDEDDDVIIQD, encoded by the coding sequence CTATCTCTGAAGGGCACAAGTCAGAAAGCACCATGCCTCCTAATAAAGAGGCCAGCAGTCTTAATAGCTCCCCCGCGGGGCTCATCTGCCTCCCTCCAATCTCCGAGGAGCTACAGCTTGTGTGGACCCAGGCAGCCCAGACCAGTGAGCTGGATGGCAATGAACACTTGCTACAAACCTTCAGCTACTTTCCCTATCCCAGTCTAGCAGACATTGCTCTTCTCTGCTTACGCTATGGGCTGCAGATGGAAAAAGTCAAGACTTGGTTCATGGCCCAGCGCCTCCGCTGCGGCATTAGTTGGTCATCTgaagaaatagaagagactcGAGCCCGAGTGGTCTACCATCGGGACCAGCTCCATTTCAAATCCCTTCTCTCTTTTACTCATCACGCAGGGCGGCCCCCTGAGGAGGTGCCTCCTTCTCCAGTGCCACCTCCAGAACAAATGGGTCTTGGAATAGTGCCCTTGACTCTTAGCGAGCCTACCCAGATGAAAGGATTGAAGGTAGAGCCTGAGGAGTCCTCAGAGCTGCTGAGTCACCAGAAAGCAAAGGAACCCCTGATGGCACCTGGCAGTGGGACATTCTCCCACCAATCAGATTTTTGGCAGGATCTTCAAAGCAGTGGCCTCTCTAAGGAGCAGGCAGGCAAGGGTCCCAATCAGTCACATGGCCTAGGTTCTGCTTCCTGGAACCACTCCACAGCTGTCCACCAGCCACGTGCTCGGGATAAGCCCCCACCAATCTCATTACTTGCCAGTAGTTGTAAGCAGGAGTCAGCATCTATTATgactccttcttcttcctctaccTCTTCCACTTTCCAGGTACTGGCTAATGGAGCTACTGCCACCTCTAAACCCCTCCAGTCATTGGGCTGTATCTCACAGCCACTGTCACCCAATGAACAGGCACTGCCCCCACATCTGGAGCCAGCCTGGCCCCAGGGGCTAAGACATAACTCAGTACCAGGTAGGGTTGGCCCTGCAGAGTACCTTTCCCCAGATATGCAACGCCAGCGAAAGACCAAGCGCAAAACCAAAGAGCAGCTGGCTATcctcaaatctttctttttacaGTGCCAATGGGCACGGCGTGAGGATTACCATAAATTAGAACAGATCACTGGCTTACCTCGGCCTGAGATTATTCAGTGGTTTGGTGACACACGCTATGCTTTGAAGCATGGGCAACTAAAATGGTTTCGGGACAACGCAGTACCTGGTGCCCCTAGTTTCCAGGACCCAGCAATTCCCACACCCCCACCTTCAACCCGCTCCTTGAATGAATGGGCTGAGACACCACCTTTGccaaaccccccacccccaccggatATACGACCCTTGGAGAGGTACTGGGCAGCCCACCAACAGCTTCGGGAAAGTGATATCCCTCAACTGAGTCAGGCATCAAGGCTTAGCACCCAGCAGGTACTGGATTGGTTTGACTCTCGTTTACCTGAGCCAGCTGAGGTGGTGGTTTGTCTagatgaagaagaggaggaggaggaggaggaggaactgCCAGAAGATGAtgaggatgaagaggaggaggaggaagatgatgaCGAGGATGATGATGTGATCATACAagactga